The following proteins are encoded in a genomic region of Vulpes vulpes isolate BD-2025 chromosome X, VulVul3, whole genome shotgun sequence:
- the TSPAN6 gene encoding tetraspanin-6 isoform X2, protein MLKLYAMFLTLIFLVELVAAIVGFVFRHEIRNSFKNNYEKTLKQYNSTGDYRSDAVDKIQNTLHCCGVTDYRDWRDTNYYAEKGFPKSCCKLENCSPQRDADKVNNEGCFIKVMTIIESEMGVVAGISFGVACFQLVGIFLSYCLSHAITNNQYEIV, encoded by the exons ATGCTAAAACTG TATGCAATGTTTCTGACTCTCATTTTTTTGGTTGAATTGGTCGCTGCCATCGTAGGATTTGTTTTCAGACATGAG ATTAGGAACAGCTTTAAGAATAATTATGAGAAAACTTTAAAGCAGTATAACTCTACGGGAGATTATAGAAGCGATGCAGTAGACAAGATTCAAAATACG ttaCATTGTTGTGGTGTCACCGACTATAGAGATTGGAGGGATACTAATTATTACGCAGAAAAAGGATTTCCCAAGAGTTGCTGTAAACTTGAAAATTGTTCTCCACAGAGAGATGCAGATAAAGTAAACAATGAA GGTTGTTTTATAAAGGTGATGACCATTATAGAGTCAGAAATGGGAGTGGTTGCGGGAATTTCTTTTGGAGTTGCTTGCTTTCAG CTGGTTGGAATCTTTCTATCCTACTGCCTCTCTCACGCCATAACAAATAACCAGTATGAGATAGTGTAA
- the TSPAN6 gene encoding tetraspanin-6 isoform X1, producing the protein MASPSRRLQTKPVITCFKSVLLIYTFIFWITGLILLAVGIWGKVSLENYFSLLNEKATNVPFVLIGTGTVIILLGTFGCFATCRACAWMLKLYAMFLTLIFLVELVAAIVGFVFRHEIRNSFKNNYEKTLKQYNSTGDYRSDAVDKIQNTLHCCGVTDYRDWRDTNYYAEKGFPKSCCKLENCSPQRDADKVNNEGCFIKVMTIIESEMGVVAGISFGVACFQLVGIFLSYCLSHAITNNQYEIV; encoded by the exons ATGGCGTCCCCGTCTCGGAGACTGCAGACGAAACCAGTCATTACTTGTTTCAAGAGCGTCCTCTTGATCTACACTTTCATCTTCTGG ATCACTGGCCTAATCCTTCTTGCCGTTGGCATTTGGGGCAAGGTGAGCCTGgagaattatttttcccttttaaatgagAAGGCCACCAATGTCCCCTTCGTGCTCATTGGCACTGGCACTGTCATCATTCTTTTGGGCACCTTTGGCTGTTTTGCTACCTGCCGAGCTTGTGCATGGATGCTAAAACTG TATGCAATGTTTCTGACTCTCATTTTTTTGGTTGAATTGGTCGCTGCCATCGTAGGATTTGTTTTCAGACATGAG ATTAGGAACAGCTTTAAGAATAATTATGAGAAAACTTTAAAGCAGTATAACTCTACGGGAGATTATAGAAGCGATGCAGTAGACAAGATTCAAAATACG ttaCATTGTTGTGGTGTCACCGACTATAGAGATTGGAGGGATACTAATTATTACGCAGAAAAAGGATTTCCCAAGAGTTGCTGTAAACTTGAAAATTGTTCTCCACAGAGAGATGCAGATAAAGTAAACAATGAA GGTTGTTTTATAAAGGTGATGACCATTATAGAGTCAGAAATGGGAGTGGTTGCGGGAATTTCTTTTGGAGTTGCTTGCTTTCAG CTGGTTGGAATCTTTCTATCCTACTGCCTCTCTCACGCCATAACAAATAACCAGTATGAGATAGTGTAA